The Pyxidicoccus xibeiensis region ATACGTACGATGTTCACTCGCTTCACGCACGCCGCGGCGCTGGGCGCCCTGGTCGCACTGGTGGCCAGCGGTAGCGCCCTCGCGCAGGAGGGCAACACGGTCAGCCTCGGCGTGGGCTCCCAGAAGGTGCTCAGCATCCCCGGCATGAGCCGCGTCGCCCTCGGCGACCCCGTCATCGCCTCGGCGACGACGCTGGGCTCCAACCAGCTGCTCATCACCGGCCTCGCCGAGGGCAAGACGACGCTCCTCGTGTGGAAGACGTCAGGCCAGCGCGTCAGCTACATCGTCGCGGTCCGCAAGCAGGACCCCAACGAGGTCATCTCGGAAATCAAGCGTCTGCTCGGGGAGATTGAAGGCGTCTCCGTCCGCATGGTGGGTGACCGCATCTACCTGGACGGTCAGGCCTACACCACGCAGGACGCGGACCGCATCAACGAGGTGGTGGGCCTCTACCCGAACGTGAAGTCGTTCGTGAAGATTGCCCCCAACGCCAAGAAGCTGGTGGCGCAGAACCTCAACGCGGCCTTCCAGAAGGCCGGCCTGAAGAACGTCCAGGCCAACGTCGTGGGCGCCACCATCTTCCTGGAGGGCTCCGTGGAGAGCCAGCAGGACCTCCAGAAGGCGGAGCTCATCACCAAGGCCATCGGCGAGAAGGTGGAGAACCTGCTCGTCGTCGGCATCAAGCGGATGATCCTCTCCGAGGTCCAGTTCGTGGAGATCCGCCGCAACAGCCGGGACCGCTACGGCATCCGCTACCCCACGGACATCACCGGCTCGGCGTCCGCGGCGGCGGCCATCACCCAGCAGCTGTTCCCCGGCACCTTCGGCGAGGGCGCGGCGAACCTGGGCCTGACGGCGGGCGCGGACTTCTCCATCGGCTTCCAGGGCAACGACGGCTACGGCCGCCTGCTGGCCCAGCCCAAGCTGGTGTGCGCCAGCGGTGAGAAGGCGGAGTTCCTGGCGGGCGGCGAGGTGCCCATCCCCCTCATCACCAACAACCAGTTCACGGTGGAGTACAAGAAGTACGGCGTCATCCTGAACCTGCGCCCCACCGCGGACCGCAACGGCAACATCCAGACGGAAATCGAGGCCGAGGCCTCGGAAATCGACACCTCCGTGTCGGTGTCCTTCGGTGGCTCGTCCGCCATCCCCGGCTTCCGGACGCGCAAGGTGAAGACCAACGTCACCGTGCG contains the following coding sequences:
- a CDS encoding type II and III secretion system protein family protein; the encoded protein is MFTRFTHAAALGALVALVASGSALAQEGNTVSLGVGSQKVLSIPGMSRVALGDPVIASATTLGSNQLLITGLAEGKTTLLVWKTSGQRVSYIVAVRKQDPNEVISEIKRLLGEIEGVSVRMVGDRIYLDGQAYTTQDADRINEVVGLYPNVKSFVKIAPNAKKLVAQNLNAAFQKAGLKNVQANVVGATIFLEGSVESQQDLQKAELITKAIGEKVENLLVVGIKRMILSEVQFVEIRRNSRDRYGIRYPTDITGSASAAAAITQQLFPGTFGEGAANLGLTAGADFSIGFQGNDGYGRLLAQPKLVCASGEKAEFLAGGEVPIPLITNNQFTVEYKKYGVILNLRPTADRNGNIQTEIEAEASEIDTSVSVSFGGSSAIPGFRTRKVKTNVTVRHGETIVLSGVFSHDEQKSVSKIPGLGHIPIVGELFKSRGFDSTKRELVIFVTPRIVNPDSDKVRTIIEDVKSRYKQARSEVNFNIFD